Genomic DNA from uncultured Desulfuromusa sp.:
TTTGCCGCATATCAGCTCCGGGGTGAATCTATCCCTATCCCACCGAAAGAGACCGCACTTGGCGCCCTGCTGAGTCATTTATCAACAGCAGAAGCCGCCGGATTTCAGCCGATGAATATTAATTATGGCCTCTTCCCTCCCCTGGAAGGACGGAAGATGAAACGGGCCGATCGCCGTTTGGCCATGGCAGAGCGCGCACTGACGGAGCTCCCTAAATGGTGGAATGAAATCGCTGTCAAAAGGGAGAGATGCTGATGGAAAATCAGCTGATTCTGGCATCGGCATCACCTCGCAGACGGGAATTGTTACGACAGATCGGACTTGAATTTCAGGTTGTCCCCAGTCGGGCTGAGGAGCAGATTCTTCCGAATGAAACGCCGGAAGAGCATGTTATCCGCCTCAGTCTCGATAAGGCAACTGAGGTCGCAAATCGTGACCACATATCAGGTCGCTGGTTTATCGGCAGTGACACTATTGTTCTCTGTGACAACCGGATTCTGGGAAAACCTGAAAATGAGGCGCATGCCGCAACAATGTTAAAACAACTCTCCGGGAGGCAGCATCAGGTTCTTTCCGGCTATGCTGTGATTGACCGGCAAACGGGCAAACAACGTGCTGAAGCCGTCAGTACCCGAGTCTGGTTTCGTCAATTGACAGACGTGGAAATCACAGGCTACATTGCCACCGGAGAACCTGCTGACAAGGCAGGAGCTTATGCAATTCAGGGACTGGGCATCTGCTTTGTTTCCAAGATTGAAGGAAGCTACACCAATGTTGTCGGGCTTCCCCTTTGTAAACTGACTCTGGCAATGAAGGAGCTGGGGATCCCGCTATTGATATAATCCTTGTGGAGCAAAATCGATGAATAATATTGCCGACAATATTCAAAAAATTCATGCGCGCATTAACAATGCCTGTCAAATCTCCGGACGCAATCCTGAAGAGGTCAAGCTGGTTGCGGTTTCTAAAATAAAACCGGCAGACATGATCGAAGAGGCCTTCCATTCAGGGCAAAAAATATTTGGAGAAAGCTACGTTCAGGAGTTTCGTGACAAACACCCTCTGGTCTCCGCTCCCGTGGAATGGCACTTCATCGGGGGCTTACAGAGCAATAAAGTTAAATATCTGCGGGGAAAAGTATCCACAATTCATTCTGTTGACCGCCTCTCCCTTGCGCAGGAAATTGATCGCCAATGGGGGAAAACCGACAAAACCGTGGATATTTTTTTACAGGTCAACGTTGGTGACGAATCAAGTAAAGCCGGATGTTCTCCAGAGGAACTGGAAAGCCTTGTCCGCTCAGTGGCCCCATTGCCGAATCTTAAAATTAAAGGGCTGATGTGTCTACCGCCGCATTTTGATGACCCCGAGCTGGTTCGCCCATTCTTCAAGCAGTTAAAAGAACTTGCTGAACAGATTAACAATCTGCATTTACCCGCCGTCAGCATGGATGAGCTGTCAATGGGGATGAGTGGCGATTTCGAAGTTGCCGTCGAGGAAGGGGCAACATTCGTCAGGATTGGGACAGCCATTTTCGGTGCCCGGACAAAAAAGGCATAGAATAAAAATGATTGATTATCTTCTTTTTGACCTTGATGGAACTCTGGTTGATTCGGTTCCGGACCTCACCCTCTCTCTCAACCTGCTCCGCGCTGAACTGGGTTGTGCCCCACTATCGGAACAACAAGTTGGGCCGATGATTGGCGATGGGGTCAGTGTTCTGGTCAAGCGAGCTTTGGGAGAAAATCTCTACGAGGCTGATCACCGGGACCGGTTCATGCAATTATACGAAAGTCACCTTCTGGATCAAACCCGTTGCTATCCGGGGATAGAAAAACTCCTGAGCAAACATCCAGCAGATAACATGGCCATTGTCACCAATAAGCCTTATCATTTAACCATGAAGCTACTTGATGGACTGAAGCTGACACCCCATTTCAAAATAATTATCGGTGGTGACAGCTTTGCCGAAAAAAAACCCCATCCACTACCGGTCATCAAGGCGCTGGAGGGGTTATCTGCTGACCCGAAACAAGCCGTGATGATCGGGGATCATCATACCGATCTCTATTCAGGTCGTGAAGCTGGAACAGCGACATGCTTTTGTGCCTATGGCATGGGCCACACAGACGGATTGACAACCGAATATTATGCGGAAAAATCCACCGATCTGCTGCAACTTTTCCCTGGATCCTCTTTTGACTGAGAAAGTGCTGACACCCCGAGAGATTGCCTTTTTCTTTTTCCCCCTGGTTCTCAATGTTCAGCTGATGAGCATCTCCCATACCATCATTAATGGAGCCCTGGCGCGTCTTGATGATTATGTCACGGCTCTGGCCGGGATGTCCGTCGCTCTCGTGGTCCACCTGCTTATTGCTTCCCCCTCGTACCAGAATCACACCATTACCATTGCCATGGTCCGTGGGCGAAAATCGATGATCAGCGTGTTGATTTTTATCGGCTTGATCGCCGTTTATGTTGCTGCCATGCTTTCATTGATCGCTTTTACCCCTCTTGGCGATATTGTTCTGATTAAAATCCTGGGAACCCCGGAACTGATTGCCGCTGAAGCAAAAAAAGCTCTCTACGTCCTGGCATTTCTCCCCTTTTTTACCGGCATCCGCGGCTTCTGCCAGGGGCTGATTATCCGTGCACGAAGAACCAGCCTGGTCTCTCTTGCCACCGGAGTCAGAGTCGCCGGCCTGTTCGCATTTCTCTCGATTGGATTCAGGTTTTTTTCCGGTGCCCAGCTTGGAGCCATCGCTCTGGTTGGTTGCGTTATAACAGAGACGCTGGTCATCTCCTGGCTTGCCTGGAAAACCCACATCCCGTTTCCAACAGGAGAAGCAGAAAAAACCACAGCTCAAGTGTTACGCTATTCTTTTCCATTGGCTTACTCATCATGTCTGCAACAGACAATTCCATTGCTCATCAGTTCAATTATCGGTCGTCTGCAAGACGGGGCTCTGGCTCTGGCAGCTTTCGGGGTGATTCGTGGATTTTTATTCCTTTTGGCCGGGCCGATGCGCAACCTGCAACAAGCATATCTAACCCTGGTCAAAACAGCAGATGATAACCGGACCCTGTTCCGCTTCAGCTTTATCTTTGCCATTGTCTTAGGCCTTCTGGTTCTATTAACCGCAGGGCCTTTGAATCAGGCTATTCTCGGACAACTACTTGGTGTCGAGCCGGACTTACGCCACTATTTGCGCTGGGCTCTGGCTGCATGTTCCATTTTTCCACTGTTCTACGGGCTAACAAACCTTCTTCGCGGTTGGTTTGCCGGAGCAGATCAAACCAGACAATTGGGCCATTCAACCCTTTTGAAAAGTTCCTTTCTCCTCATTCTCTGGTGGCCCCTTGTGACCTGGCAACCACCTGTCTCCGGAATAGCCATCGCTATCGGGTTATTACTTGCGGCGGAAATACTGGAATCATGTTATCTCTACTACCAGCGTCAACATCAGCCGGAGAAGATCCGCCACGCGGCCCCACTCTGAAATAAATATTGTGTTCAGCACTGAAATCCCCCAGAATAAAATCAAAACGACAGCCCAAATTCAACAGTCGTGCAGAGTTGCAAGAGAGGATTTACTTTGGCATCAAAATCTATTCAAGCCCCGGGATCGGTGGTCATTATTCGCCCACACAGATTCCATCCCAATCCGGAAACAGCCTCCGATAATGCATTCCAACGAATTGACACAAAGCGAACGACCCGGCAAGCAGCAGAAGATGCCTATAGAGAAGTCAGTGAAGCGGCTGTAAAACTCGAAAAAAGCGGGATTCTCGTCCATATTTTTGAAGACCATGGTGAAAAAGAAACCCCTGATTCCGTTTTTCCGAACAACTGGTTCAGCACCCATCCGGGTGGGCATGTAGCCGTCTATCCAATGTATTCTCCCAGTCGCAGACGAGAACGCCGCTATGACATTCTGGAGATGCTCAAAGCGGAATATCGGGTGCAGGATATTATCGATTATTCATGTCTGGAGTATGACGGATTATTTCTCGAAGGCACAGGAGCTATGGTTCTTGATCATATTGACCGCGTTGCCTATACCGCTCGATCAAATCGTGCCAATGCGATTGCCTTAGAAAGATTCTGCACCCATTTTAATTTTGAACCTATGGCCTTTGATGCAACGGATACAAATGGTCATCTTGTCTATCACACCAACGTGATGATGTGTATTGGAACCGACTTTGCCATGGTCGGCTTCGATATGATCAATGACAAGGCGCGCCGTGATGAAATCTATTCGCGACTGCAGGGGGTCGGAAGAGATATGGTTGAGCTCAGCAACCATCAGATTGAAGAGTTTGCGGGAAATGCCATAGAACTGTTTACAGGAACCCGAAGAATTCTTGTCATCTCGTCACGAGCCGTCGCAGCTTTAACTCCGGGGCAAAAGAAAACAATTGAGAAATCTGTTGAAATCGTCCCCATTTCTATTCCGACAATTGAACTCGCAGGAGGCTCAATCCGCTGCATGCTTGCCGGAATCCACCTATCAAGGCGTTAGAAGTTGCTTTAGCTCCGGCTTTTCCGATGACAAACACCGTGGAATTATGGTTAAATGCTGCGTTTAAAATCCAGAATACAGCCACCACGAAAAGGAGTTCAATATGTACAGCTGTTCTGATCTAAAAAAAGGGCTTAAATTACTGATTGATGGGGAACCACATGTCATCGTTCAGTATGACTTTACCAAGCCGGGAAAAGGTCAATCTTTATATAAATGCAAACTCCGTAACATGATTACGGGATCACTATTTGACCGGACCTACCGCAGTGGAGAATCCTTTGAACCCGCCAGTCTGGAAGAACGTGACATGCAGTATCTCTATCAGGATGACAGCGGTCATGTCTTTATGGATAAAAAAACCTATGAACAGGTTATTCTCACAGAAGAAACGCTCGGAGATGATAAATATTTTCTGATTGACAATATGGATGTAGAAATTCTGATGTACGGCGAACGAGCCATCGGAATCAGCCTCCCCAACTTTGTCAACCTGCGTGTCACTCAATCGGATCCCTGGGTCAAGGGCGATACTGCAGCTGGAAACAACAAACCGGCAACAGTTGAAACGGGTTATACCCTACAGGTCCCCTCCTTCGTAGAAGAAGGAACCCTGATTCAGATTGATACCCGCACCGGAAACTATGTCACTCGCGTCAAAGAATAATGATAGAGCCTAATTGGCAGTTGGCTCGCAAGCGGCAGACTTTAGAAAAACGAGCTCGAATTATTCAACAGATTCGAGCTTTTTTTATCACTCATCATTTTCTGGAGATTGAAACGCCCCATCGCATTCCTGCTAATGCCCCAGAGTTAAATATTGACGCAGTGCCTTCCGCCGACTGGTTTCTACAAACATCTCCAGAGCTTTGTATGAAACGTCTCCTGGCTGCAGGTTACCCGAATCTCTTTCAGATCTGTCGCTGCTGGCGCGACGGCGAGAGAAGCAACACCCATTTACCTGAATATAGTATGCTGGAGTGGTATCGGAGCCACTGTGACTATCGACAACTGATGGCTGATTGTGAATCACTTTTATCCCATCTGAGCCCGGATCAGGAAATAACCTGGCAGGGGCAAACAATCAACTTATCTTCCCCTTGGCCACGAATCACAATAGCTGATGCTTTTTTGCAATTCAGTTCCATTCCGTTAGCGAAAGCACTCGCCACAGATGAGTTCGATTCTGTCATTGCCTTTGAAATAGAACCGAACTTGCCGAAAAATAAGCCTGTCTTTCTTATTGAATATCCGGTCGAGCATGCTTCTTTAGCGAGAAAAAAAACATCGGCTCCTACCGTTGCAGAACGTTTTGAACTGTATATTGGAGGACTGGAAATCGCCAATGCCTTCTCCGAACTCACTGACCCGATTGAGCAGCAACAACGCTTCCGTGATGAAGAATCTCAGCGCCGCAAACAAGGGAAATGCCCTTACCCAAACCCGGAACCATTTATCAAAGAACTGACGACCCTTCCCCCTTCAGCAGGGATTGCGCTTGGAGTGGATCGCTTGATAATGCTGTTCTGTGACATCAATATCATTGATGATGTCGTTAGCCTAACCCCGGAACAGCTATAAAAAAATTCGCGGAACAACTCAAATAAATGAAAGCATCGGGAATTATTTTTTAGAATAAGTATTGGCCGGTTTGAAATTATTTTATTCCAATCAATCAACAAACAACGTCCCACCCTTTCTCAGCTAATCTTTTGCACAATCCGATAAACACTCGTATTTTCGACATTCGTCTGCGACTTCAAAAGAAAAAACTCGCAAACGATAAATATAACAGCATTCTATTTTACAAAGAACTATTGACTTCAATATATAACAACGTATTATACCGCTATCAATAACAACCAAGATAGCTCATTTATTATCAGTTGATTCCAAAATATATATAGTAATTTCGATCATATAGCAGATAAACACATCATTATCCAGACACATAACTGGTTTTTATTAATTTTGTCAGCGAGATTTGCTCGACCTCGCACAGTTGAGAGAGGAGATTACTTATGGGACATGGACCCGCCGTAAAGCTCGGAAAAGATGATGCTTCAGGCTACAAAACAAAACTAGGTGTGAAAATGTTTATTGTCTACACTCTGGTCTACGCCGCTTTTGTCGTCCTAAACACAACGAACCCTAAAATAATGGAATCAATCATTTTAGGACAAACTGCTGCCGTCATATGGGGATTTGGACTCATTGTCCTCGCACTGGTAATGGCCCTTATTTACAACCGTCTCTGCACCAAAGCAGAAGAACAGATGAACAGCTAGGAGGCTGCTGACATGATTTACACACAATCCCCCCTGGCTATCGGCCTGTTTATTTTCTTCGTTCTTTTTGTTTTGGGATTATCTTTCTACCTGTCCCGACGTGCCAGCTCTGCAGAAGGTTATTATGCTGCAGGTGGTAACATTCACTGGGCTACAAACGGTATTGCTTTTGCCGGGGATTACCTTTCAGCAGCATCATTTTTAGGTATCTGCGGCATGATTGCAACAGCCGGTTATGACGGCTGGATGTATTCGATTGGTTATCTGGCCGGCTGGATTGTTGCTTTATTCCTAGTTGCAGAGCCCATGAAGCGCCTGGGAAAATATACTTTTACAGATGCCCTGGATTCAAAGTTTAACTCCAAACCCATTCAGCTAATGGCTGCTATTTCAACTTTATTGGTTTCGGTGTTTTACCTCATTCCCCAGATGGTTGGCGCGGGGGTTCTGGTTCAGCCGTTACTGGGGCTGCCTCACTGGGTCGGCGTATGTATTGTTGGCATTGTTGTCACTCTTATCGTCGCAACAGCAGGGATGGCATCCACGACTTATGTCCAGTTTTTTAAAGGTGGCATGCTCCTGATCATGTCGACAATTCTGGTCGCACTGGTTCTTTTTCGAGGTCTTTCAACGACTCCAGCTGACAATAACGGAGCCCCATATCACGATTTTAAAACCTTACATGCAAACAGTGCACTTGTGATTGAAGAGTCTGGATACGCTGTCGTCGCCGGAATCGATTCTGAATTTGGGAAAGAGGGATTCGTTAAACTGTCCAAAGATGGTCAGGAGTCTGTCTGGAAGCTGATTAAATCAGACACCGGTTACACTCTGGAAGAAACTTTATTCGTCACAAAATTGGCTGATGGAACAAAGCTGTTCAACGGAGCCGTAGCCGAAGAGGGAAAATTCTTTCCAATCGGGCACATCAAAGAACTCCGTATAAAAGGCGAGGAAGTTGCTGCGACTGGTGCAGTAGGTCCATTGGCTTTTCTTTCTGCAATAAAAGACTCCACAATCGTGCTCTGGGGGAAAAAATATATCAAAGTGGGTGACAACACCACGACGATTTATTATCAGAAACCAACCCCGGGCGCTCGGGTTCTTCGCCCTGGGCTTAAATTCAAGGTAGACAATGCCACGGGAATACAAAAATTTAACTTCATGTCCCTGATGCTGGCATTATTCTGCGGGACAGCAGCCCTTCCCCACATATTAATTCGCTACTATACGGTTCCAAGCCAGGCTGCTGCACGGAAATCAACAATTGTCGCTATTGCAGCAATCGGATTTTTCTATATTCTGACCTTATTTATGGGGATGGGAGCCATGACAAATGGTGTCATCAACATAACGGACAACAACATGTCTGCACCATTACTGGCCTTGTCCTTCGGCTTCATCATGTTCTCAGTCATATCATCTCTTGCTTTTGCGACTGTCCTGGGAACTGTTTCCGGCCTTATTGTTGCGGCATCCGGAGCTATAGCCCACGATTTAATGGATAATTTCCTCGGCATGAAAATGTCTGATCGGGGTAAGGTACGCGCCGGTAAAATTTCAGCTGTCATCATCGGATGTATCGCTATTTATCTTGGAATTGTCTTTGAGGGAATGAATGTCTCCTTTTTAGTTGGTTGGGCTTTTGCGGTCGCTGCATCAGCAAACCTACCCGCTATCTTGATGCTGCTTTTCTGGAGCAAAACAACAGCTAAAGGCATTGCAGCTTCGATCTTTATTGGTTTAACCAGCTCCTTAGGACTTATTCTGCTTTCACCGGATATGTGGGTCCGCTACGGAAACCTGCCATCTGAGGCACCAATACAGTTCAATAGCCCTGCACTTATTTCCATCCCCCTCTCTTTCCTGGCTTTGGTCATCGTCTCAATGATGACACAAAAAGATGTGAACATTGGCCACTCAAGCGAAGCAGCATAGATGGATAGTTAGCTTGTACTTCGGATAATTTCCTGCAATACTTTGAGCCGCCTTCGGGCGGCTCATTTTTAATTTAAAAACACGACGACAGGAAACAAGTTATGAAACGATTTCGTGCCACCATCATTGCAATCTGCCTTATTCTCGGTTGGCTTGGCTATACCGATTTGAGTTTATTACTCCGGAATCAGAACCCCTTGGACGTTTCAATTTCCGAACTGGAATCAACCGGTCCCCCGCGTGAATGGCTGACAATACATGATGGCTATCAGGACTTGGCCCAGGCGATTAACATGTCGGGAACAATGGAAATTGGGTCTTTTCTGGTTCCACTGAAAAGTTCAATTCATGCCCAGGAGATCAACGTCTGGTTTGAAACCCGCGATCCTGAAATCATTGATACTTTAAAAAAGTACTATTTTTTACTTGAAACAGAGGAACAACAGAAAGACTTCCTGGAGGAGAACCGACAGTTTTTTTCTGCCCAAAGAGCAATCACAGGAATGACTGTAGATAATCTTGTTGCAGACTCAAACAGAAAAAAACTTACAAAATTACTGCTGGATATGAATATCCCCCTCTCTGACAACACTATTTTTATCAGTGAGGGCAAAAAACCTGCGGTCTGGCGTGGAATTTTTTTCATAGGAATAGCAATTGTAGGACTGATAAAGGTGGCTTTGAGCAACAAAAATTCTTCTTGAAATGAAAAGGCCGAAGACAAGTCTTCGGCCTTAATAGATGAGCATTGATTTGGATTGATCACCCGACTCTTGTATGCCTGTGACGAGATCGATTGGCTAAAATTATCGGATCAATCACCTCACCGCAAGTGCTGCATTTCCAGGCATCAAACTCCCTGACAAAATCATAATACTTTTCAGTATACATCCTCCCTTTACACTTTGGACATTTCATCTGTGACCCCCATCGCTAAGATACCGAAGAAAACTTCCCCAAACAGCGTCTACGAAAATAAGATACAGGAGTTATGCCAAATTTTAAGTCAGATTCGCCAGCAACATCTCAACACATCAAATCATGTTGTACTTCATAGACTTACCGCGATTTTATAAATTCTCCCCGCACAATTATTTAATGATAAACCATAAAACGACTCAGCCCCAATCGGCATTTTATTGACGATAAGAACAACCAGCAGCATAAATAAATCCCAGATAACGAGATAAAGAAGACGACAACCCCTTGAAAAAAGGTTATTCCAGCTAACTTCGCCATAAATATGACAGCATAAACCCTATCGCCAAAACAATGACGAATCAAGAAAACATGGTTACCATTCTTTCTTTACTGGTTATCTTTGTACAATTTATAGACCAATGCATCTGCCAGAGCCTGATAAGAGGCATCGATAACATTGGTACTGACACCTACGGTTCCCCAACGCTGGTCATGATCACCAGACTCCACCAGAACCCTGATCACAGAATCAGTTCCCTGATTCGTCGGCAGAACCCGCACTTTATAATCAAGTAATTTCACATCAGCGATCTGCGGGTAAAAGTTCACCAGAGCCTTACGCATAGCAAAATCCAAAGCGTTAACAGGACCATTACCATCGGCAGCAGTATGTTCTACTTGACCACCGACTTTCACCTTGATCGTTGCTTCAGAAACAGGAGCCTTGTCACTTTCGCGTAACGTATCTATGACTCGAAATGCAGTTATTGAAAAATAGTGCTTCAATTTTCCCATAGCTTTGAGCATCAACAATTCGAAAGACGCTTCCGCCCCCTCAAACTGAAACCCCTGATTCTCCATCTCTTTGATGTCTTCAAGAATTTCCAGGGTTACTGGATCTTTACTATCAAGTTCGATGCCGCATTCTTCGGCCTTGGCAAGAATATTTGAACGACCGGACAGATCAGAAACCAGAATACGGGTCCGATTGCCAATCAGCTCTGGACGAATATGCTCATAGGTTTCAGGATGGCGTTGAATAGCAGAGACATGCACTCCGCCTTTATGAGCAAAAGCAGAGTTACCCACGTAAGGCTGGTGTTTATTCGGTGTCAGGTTTGCTAATTCATAGACATAGCGTGAAGCACTGCGCAACGTCGCCAGCTTCCCCTCACCAAGACACTCGTGCCCCATCTTCAGGGCCAACGACGGGATAATGGCACAAAGATCGGCATTGCCACAGCGTTCCCCAAAACCATTAACAGTTCCCTGGACGTGTTTCGCACCAAATTTCACTGCCATGAGGGAATTTGCGACAGCACAACCACTATCATTGTGGGCATGAATCCCGATCGGGGTTGATACTGCATTCTGCACGGCTTCCATAATAGCAGGGAACTCATGTGGCAAAGTACCGCCATTAGTATCACAGAGAACAATACAGTCGACATCTGCTTCTGCAGCTGCCTGCAAGCTCTTTAATGCATATTCAGGGTTGGATTTATACCCATCAAAAAAATGTTCCGCATCGTAAATAACCTCGCCAACCCGTTGTTTCAGATACGCCAGAGAATCATTGATCAGCTCCAGATTTTCCTCTAAAGAGATCCGTAAAGCCTCACGTACATGGAAATCCCAGGTCTTCCCAAAAATGGTGACCGTATCGGGTTTAGCCTCTATCAACATTTGAATGTTATTATCTTCTGCAGGAGTTATCCGAGCTCGCCGGGTCGAACCAAAAGCAGTAACTTTACTGTGCTTCAGAGTTTCATTCTGGATTGCCTGAAAAAAAGTGATGTCCTTGGGATTTGAGCCGGGCCATCCCCCCTCAATATAATCAATCCCCAGCTCGTCCAGCCGCTTGGCAATACGCACCTTGTCTTCAACCTGAAATGAAATATCTTCAGCCTGGGTTCCATCCCTCAATGTTGTGTCATACAATAAAATTTTGGCCATTGGCTTGCCCTTCTTCTCGATATAGTTCTTATCTGCAAAGATCCTGCAAAGCAGCAGTTAACTCTTCAAGGTTGTCACCCTGAAGGCGCATGGAGATTTCGCGCTGAACAGCAGAAATGCGGGTCAACGTCACCCACAATCCCGGTGTTTCCAAATTATTCAATTTTTCAGGCCACTCAATAAGAGCGACACCAGAACCATAGGCGTATTCATCAAAGCCAAGCTCGATCAATTCATCGGGCTCAGACAGGCGGTACAGGTCAAAGTGATACAGATCAAGTCGAGCAGAGTAATGGTTCATTAAAGTGAAAGTCGGACTGGTGATGGGAATTTGTGGATCAACCCCCAACCCACGGGCGACTCCACGTGCAAAAACAGTTTTTCCCACCCCAAGATCGCCCTGCAACAGAATCCTGACGGGTTGTTCAAGTAACCGACCTAATTTTTCTCCCAACTCCAGTGTCTGTGATTCCTCATCACTAACAACTGACAACAAATGCAAATCAGTCCTCCATCGCCCGGATCAGGTCAAGGCGAGCAACCACTCCAAGCATTTTCTTGTCACTTACAACGGGCAACAGATGAACCTTATGCTGGCCCATTAAGGCCGCTAATTCACGAACAGAGTTCTCCGGGGAACAGGTAATAGGATCTTTACAATAGAGCTCACCAACTGTGGTTGCCGTGACCCGATCCACTTCTTCCTGAAAACGCTTCTCACTGCCAAAGGAGAAAACCCAATCAAACAATGTCATAACAGTCGGAATATGGAGAGGCTTATGTTGCTCAATCAAATCCGTCTCACTGATGACACCAACGAGATTTTCGTCTTCATCAAGAACAGGCAAGTTGCTGAAACGGGTTTCGACAAATTTTTTAGCCAGATCCTTCAGGCTGGTATCCAATCTTACAGAAACAACTTCAGTTGTCATAATATCTCTTGCTGTCAACATTATCAGACTCCTTTCACCAGCTCTTGTCGAGCAACCGGTAGATAACACAGTATATCAGAAGCAATCATACCCGCGGTTCCCTGAGTCGCGGATACCAGTTCTGCCGCACGACCATGAAGCCAGGCACCAAGACTTGCCGCCGAAAAGCCATCAAGCCCCTGTGCTAACAAGCCACCGATTAATCCCGTCAGAACATCGCCGCTGCCGCCACTGCTCAGACCGTCATTTCCAGTCGCGTTGATGTTGACACGACCGTCCGGAGCAGCAATGACGGTACGCGCTCCCTTCAGCAACAAAACAACACCATGCTTCGCAGCAAATTCCTGGGCAACAACGTACCGATTGGCTTCAATTTCAGCAACAGACAAACCGGTCAAACGCGACAT
This window encodes:
- a CDS encoding DUF485 domain-containing protein — protein: MGHGPAVKLGKDDASGYKTKLGVKMFIVYTLVYAAFVVLNTTNPKIMESIILGQTAAVIWGFGLIVLALVMALIYNRLCTKAEEQMNS
- a CDS encoding cation acetate symporter, whose translation is MIYTQSPLAIGLFIFFVLFVLGLSFYLSRRASSAEGYYAAGGNIHWATNGIAFAGDYLSAASFLGICGMIATAGYDGWMYSIGYLAGWIVALFLVAEPMKRLGKYTFTDALDSKFNSKPIQLMAAISTLLVSVFYLIPQMVGAGVLVQPLLGLPHWVGVCIVGIVVTLIVATAGMASTTYVQFFKGGMLLIMSTILVALVLFRGLSTTPADNNGAPYHDFKTLHANSALVIEESGYAVVAGIDSEFGKEGFVKLSKDGQESVWKLIKSDTGYTLEETLFVTKLADGTKLFNGAVAEEGKFFPIGHIKELRIKGEEVAATGAVGPLAFLSAIKDSTIVLWGKKYIKVGDNTTTIYYQKPTPGARVLRPGLKFKVDNATGIQKFNFMSLMLALFCGTAALPHILIRYYTVPSQAAARKSTIVAIAAIGFFYILTLFMGMGAMTNGVINITDNNMSAPLLALSFGFIMFSVISSLAFATVLGTVSGLIVAASGAIAHDLMDNFLGMKMSDRGKVRAGKISAVIIGCIAIYLGIVFEGMNVSFLVGWAFAVAASANLPAILMLLFWSKTTAKGIAASIFIGLTSSLGLILLSPDMWVRYGNLPSEAPIQFNSPALISIPLSFLALVIVSMMTQKDVNIGHSSEAA
- a CDS encoding YggS family pyridoxal phosphate-dependent enzyme, translating into MNNIADNIQKIHARINNACQISGRNPEEVKLVAVSKIKPADMIEEAFHSGQKIFGESYVQEFRDKHPLVSAPVEWHFIGGLQSNKVKYLRGKVSTIHSVDRLSLAQEIDRQWGKTDKTVDIFLQVNVGDESSKAGCSPEELESLVRSVAPLPNLKIKGLMCLPPHFDDPELVRPFFKQLKELAEQINNLHLPAVSMDELSMGMSGDFEVAVEEGATFVRIGTAIFGARTKKA
- the efp gene encoding elongation factor P — encoded protein: MYSCSDLKKGLKLLIDGEPHVIVQYDFTKPGKGQSLYKCKLRNMITGSLFDRTYRSGESFEPASLEERDMQYLYQDDSGHVFMDKKTYEQVILTEETLGDDKYFLIDNMDVEILMYGERAIGISLPNFVNLRVTQSDPWVKGDTAAGNNKPATVETGYTLQVPSFVEEGTLIQIDTRTGNYVTRVKE
- a CDS encoding arginine deiminase-related protein; the protein is MASKSIQAPGSVVIIRPHRFHPNPETASDNAFQRIDTKRTTRQAAEDAYREVSEAAVKLEKSGILVHIFEDHGEKETPDSVFPNNWFSTHPGGHVAVYPMYSPSRRRERRYDILEMLKAEYRVQDIIDYSCLEYDGLFLEGTGAMVLDHIDRVAYTARSNRANAIALERFCTHFNFEPMAFDATDTNGHLVYHTNVMMCIGTDFAMVGFDMINDKARRDEIYSRLQGVGRDMVELSNHQIEEFAGNAIELFTGTRRILVISSRAVAALTPGQKKTIEKSVEIVPISIPTIELAGGSIRCMLAGIHLSRR
- a CDS encoding HAD-IA family hydrolase, producing the protein MIDYLLFDLDGTLVDSVPDLTLSLNLLRAELGCAPLSEQQVGPMIGDGVSVLVKRALGENLYEADHRDRFMQLYESHLLDQTRCYPGIEKLLSKHPADNMAIVTNKPYHLTMKLLDGLKLTPHFKIIIGGDSFAEKKPHPLPVIKALEGLSADPKQAVMIGDHHTDLYSGREAGTATCFCAYGMGHTDGLTTEYYAEKSTDLLQLFPGSSFD
- the epmA gene encoding EF-P lysine aminoacylase EpmA — protein: MIEPNWQLARKRQTLEKRARIIQQIRAFFITHHFLEIETPHRIPANAPELNIDAVPSADWFLQTSPELCMKRLLAAGYPNLFQICRCWRDGERSNTHLPEYSMLEWYRSHCDYRQLMADCESLLSHLSPDQEITWQGQTINLSSPWPRITIADAFLQFSSIPLAKALATDEFDSVIAFEIEPNLPKNKPVFLIEYPVEHASLARKKTSAPTVAERFELYIGGLEIANAFSELTDPIEQQQRFRDEESQRRKQGKCPYPNPEPFIKELTTLPPSAGIALGVDRLIMLFCDINIIDDVVSLTPEQL
- a CDS encoding Maf family protein produces the protein MENQLILASASPRRRELLRQIGLEFQVVPSRAEEQILPNETPEEHVIRLSLDKATEVANRDHISGRWFIGSDTIVLCDNRILGKPENEAHAATMLKQLSGRQHQVLSGYAVIDRQTGKQRAEAVSTRVWFRQLTDVEITGYIATGEPADKAGAYAIQGLGICFVSKIEGSYTNVVGLPLCKLTLAMKELGIPLLI